Below is a window of Carassius gibelio isolate Cgi1373 ecotype wild population from Czech Republic chromosome B23, carGib1.2-hapl.c, whole genome shotgun sequence DNA.
GTTTTGGAGATAAAACAATTCCTTTTATAAATTTAGTTAAAAAGTAGTAATTAATGAAAACACGTTACTCTTATAGAACAATGATAAATGCTGGTGGCTATTTTAGCACAGTAGCAAAGCATCAACAGCTGATGTTATTGAGGCCAATGGAAAGCCCGATGCACTTTTAATGGAAGATAAACACCTTCAACTCAAGGCCATAAAAGCTCATCCACTCCAAGCTTTTCAATGCCTGCTGAATCCTTCTCATTGCTAATGAACTCATCGTTCAGTTATTATGTGCCTTGTGATTAATTCTCAGCTGCTTTCTCCTCCAGATAATTGCTTTTGATTTGTGTTAGTCAAACTGTATCACTTTGGCAGTTGGTGGTCTGAGAGTAGAAGTGATCTATTTATAACCCACGATGCAGTTTTGAGACACGTCCCATTTAGAGTACGAAGCCCAGGGGAGAACGCTAGGAAGAGAATTAGCCTAacattaaaaaatcctaaaaaatacagattttatgaataaaaagtgtTTGTAAATTATCTGGATTGCGATCAGACTGAAATAGCACAGTGTCTTCCATAAAATGCatctaataaaatacatttaatacgtTTTACAGAcggcatttaaaataaacacgAAAAAGTATTCACAACATATTTGACATCCACAATACAGTGCATTTCCAAATCAAACAAGGAATAAACTGAGAAAATTGTGACTTGAAAGGCAACAAATACCAAAACAGAGACCTGAATATGTTTTGAGTTTGCTAAATCATTGCTCTGTGTAGTTTAAACATGCATGACGTTCCTCTACAGCaatttcaataaatataaaaaatttaaaattttcatGTTTTCTCTACATCtctacaattacaaaaaaatttaagattttaatttCATACACAACTATTATTTgcttttgtgaaatttactatccctcattattataaattaatttaaatgttagaaaAGTTTTATTCTCTTTCATTTTAGTGTTTTGTTTGCATCAAATCATTATGTTACATGCAATTTAAAATCCCTCATTCATctgcattcatttaaatatatacagtattttgcgTTCATCTACTTTCATCTACTTTTTCACACCCACAAACAGCCCAATTTCTACAGTATTTATGACTTAAACTAGTAAGTGTTAACAGGCTCATATTAACGGCAGATAGCTActgtatatctctctctctctctttcctggaTAACTGGTGGCTATTTTCAGCACAATGCACAGAAACCACAGCAACTCATGCTCCAGACTGCACAGCAGGTGTTTTTGTGAATACTGCAGTCTTTTTATAGATATGTGATGTCATGTGTGAGTAAAATGTGCTTTACATTCCGTTCCAAATACTGCGTAATACTAACTGCCCTAAATATGTTACAGATAAACACTTACCCCCTCTCTAGTGTCTTCATTTTGAATTATTGCTGCTATGCAGAATACTGCAATCTTATTCTTTAAAATGTTGGTTTCTTGTGGCTTTGTACAACTTATTTTAGCTGCTTCAGcttcttgttaatgtttttttttttttttgccagcttCAGTGTTCTCTGTTTTCTATGCTTTAGTTAAaatgagcagcacagacacctgTCTCCTCAGAATATCTCTcaactctgagagagagagagagagagagagagagagagagagagagaggtgaggaaAGTGAGAGGGTTGTGGAGGGTTTAGGAAACCCCCACCATCATAAAGTCAGGATGAGCATCTATAAGCAGCTCCAGACCTCTGATGAAatcatgcaaacaaacacaaagcacATGATCTGCACCAAATCGTGAGTACAACACGCTTCGTTACTCAGCATGCttctgtatatattttactttaaatatcttaaaatctgCTGCTgttgggttgttgtttttttggtcaGAGATTATGTTTTGTGGCCTTTGGTTTCCATCTAGTAAATGTCTCTCAATTCTTctataaaaagtttaaatgagaGAGTTTGGCTGCAGTTGTTTGGCAGTAAACACTGGTCTTCAGGACCAGAATACTGTACTGCACACTTAGTGTTGGCAGAAGTTAATCTTTATATAATGAAAACGTCTGTTTTATATTTAGATGAGTTATGTTGCTTTATATATAGTATGTGCTTTATTGGTCTATAGCACTGGTTTTCAGACTTAAAGCCTTCAAGCCTTTTTGTGATCATTTAACTCCATCCACCTAATTGATATTTCTTGAGTTTTATTCTAAGTAGTTATTTTGATATAAAGACATACTTGGATAGATATCAATATTTCTGTAGTTGAAGTAGCCTAAATTATCCTGCCATGTGCCATTACACTCACAGTCTCTTGACTGGTCTTCACTGTTTTAACACAGACATATCACAATAATTATAGAATTTTAAGTTTAGAatgaattcattaattaattagtatatattataaattatatatactatGTATACTGCTGTCAGGTTAATCACCTATAAATGAAATGACAAATAATATAAGAAAAtctatatcaattaaaaaaaaaattatatatttttcatagcaCATttccaaaacacttgaacaacagttaatattaataatatatatttagtaaaataaaccatataccatggtacagtgatAGTATCAGGTGTAATTAAAGCAATACTATGATTTGTACTGAGTGCATGCAATGGTACTTTTACACGTGTCAGTAAAATTACAGTGAGTTTAACTGTGGGAATATTCCCTCACGTTGCCCTCCAGAGTCTTGTGTGCCATGAGTGACAGACAGAGAGTTGCATGATATATTTTCAGGTCACGGTTCAGATGCTGCTGTAAACTCCCACAGCAGCGGGTGTTGAGATCTAAATGCGGTACTGACTTATCTGACCCTTGGTGAGCCAAATGTGTCAGGATAAGAGCTGTGCTTCCACCTCTGATGGACGTTTATGGTTGTCTAAGAATACACAGCACGGATTTAGTCTTTTGTACATGCTCCATTACATCAGCAACCACTGAATTATGTATGCTTACATCTGCAAATTTTATGACTCTACTTTTTGCATCATATGTGTGTGAATATGTATAAATGAACAGTCAGACgtcactaatataatataatatataatatacgtCTGTGTTGGGTTCTAATGCAGGTCTGATGCGGTTATGGACTCTAAGCTGAAAACACTTAGGAGCTACACACATCTTGAACCTGATTACACAGAGGAACATGAAGATCCAAGAGACTACTGCTACGGTGAGCCTCTACATCTGGCATAAAATGAGAGACTGAAGAGTCTTGTAGTCAATAACGTCATTAATATACAATATTGATTCTATAGAAAGCCCTTTCTGGTTCACCTCCAATGAACAATTCTTAAAAGTACCATTTCTCCCGAATAAAGAAGAATATTAATCTTTGTGGTGCATTAAaaagttccatggatgttaaagcaacactgttcatttttatgttatttttattgtatgttttcaaaatttgctaaatgtatataatgagcgagtacacCATAAATTAATCTACCAAACAGCCTTTTTGTCTTATTCTAAATCACTACGGTACATTTATAATAAGTGGTTCTTTTTGGACTATTGTAGTCTGTTCGTCGCTGCGGAGTAACACGTATCTGCGTGAATCGCCATAGATATAAACTTGGAGAAGTAGCTCCGGTTAGAATGTTCTTCCGCGGAATgcgtgcagttctgtttattaaccgctagagcgccaaagtatacatagtgttgctttaaaGGCTCTCCATGGAACCGCAGATGCCAATTATGAACCTTTATTTTCATTGACATATCTCCCTCTATAGGTGGGTATCACCCAGTCCAGGTGGGAGATGTGTTTAATAAGAGATACAAGGTTCTGTCAAAGCTGGGTTGGGGTTATTTCTCTACTGTATGGCTCTGCATTGACCTCAGGTACTGAAACTTTGTGATCTATCTGTAGTGTTGTGtatattgatgtgtgtgtgtgtgtttaaaagttCTCAAGTGTTTGTGGTTTTGCAGGTCAGGCAGGCATGTGGCAGTGAAAGTGTTGAAAAGCGGAGCTGGATTCACTCAAGCTGGACAAGATGAACTGACTTTACTGCGATGTgtgagtgtctctctctctctctctctttctctctctggttCTTTGTCTCTATTCCATTGTATGTTTTCACATACATCTCTAAACCTTTTATCTCTCTCCAGGCCAGTGGTCCCACAGCCCGCGACCCTCTAAAAGACCGTATAGTGCAGTTACTGGATGAGTTTAAGATAGCTGGTGTGAACGGCATTCGTATCCTTTCATAATCTCATGTATGTGAAATAAAGCACTTACAACAATAATAAACACTAGCCAAATAATATTCATCACCTTTTCAtagtaaaattagcattttaggatTTGATTCGGGATgttttaaactttcaaaaaccATGTATACATTTTGATATTGTTTGCCtacatcatatataaatatataaaccgtCTTTACCTGCAGTAGGCCTACAAGTTGCACACGCAATAAAGTGCTGCTTCATTGACAAACAATGGAAGAGATTATTTTCCTAcagttaattgtatttaaatatctaCTTCATCAagtgcttttttaattttttttataaaatatcttgttACGTTTGCAAAATATCCAGTGCCTGAGTGAACTGTGCTGAAACTGAATCACGAACAGTCTCTGGTCTTTTGATAAAAAGAGTGATTTGTTTGCAAATCCGGCATTACTAGTGATTCTAAATTTAAGCTGTCGTTAGCGAACACATTAATCACATTTAACAGCTTGATTGCTGAAATATAAGAAGTAAATTAAGTCAGTATATGGTCATCTTTATTCACATGTTGCTTCGTTTTTGATTGAGTCggtgtgtttgaatgaatcagttgagtgaatgactTAAATGACTCATTAAGTCAGTCAgatgctgccacctactggcaaaatGATGTATAGCACCACTCATAATGACTGGCATTCTGTAGGACCTTTCATTTGCAGAATTTTGACAGTGAAATTTCACAGGTAAACGATAAATGTGACCACATATGGAAACTGACAGTGAAAAGTCATGTATCGAAACTTGCAAATTAAAAGATAAACTGCTTTATAAAAATAATCCAAGTTCTGTTCCGTGGAAATAACTTTAGTCTTTTATATAATGCAGCAGTACATATGGAGAGTTGATTCTTGACCCCTGTGTAGATATCTGTCTGGTGTTGGAGCTGCTGGGGCCGGACTTGCGCTGTTGGCAAGTGTGTTTTGGGAATCCAGGCCTTTCTCTCACCTGTGTCAAACACGTCATCACTCAGGTCAGAAACGTCTAATGTGTGTCTGAAATGTAACGCAGTAGACCTGGCGGCTAAAAAGAAATCAGCACAAGACCTGAAAACCTGGATCTGTCTCAGGTGCTTGAAGGTCTGGCGTATCTTCACAGTCACTGCAAGATCATTCACACAGACATCAAGCCGGAGAACATCCTGCTGTGTGTCACGCCGCAGTCCTCGTCTCATCCTCCGGGGGACGCGACACAAACTTACTCTACAGCCATTAAAACCACACTCCTCCAGGATCCTGGTTAGAAAATCTTGAAATGTGAAGGAAGTGAACCATTACAATGAATCCCTGTAATAAATGTAGCATTGAGTCACCATCTACTACTTTTATGCAGAAGCACCTGGAAACTTGGATAATATCACGGTGAAGATTGCGGACCTTGGCAGCTCGTGTTGGGTGGTGCGACACATTCAGTCTATATTCAGTCAATTCATATAACGCTGTCCTCAAAGGCAAACTTTGTGGAAGCATATGAATCAGTGACATTACTTGATGTTTGTACCTGGTTGGATTACTGAACCTCTTTTCTTGTTGTTATAGTACAAACACTTTTGTCAAGAGATCCAGACCAGACAGTATCGCTCTCTGGAGGTCCTCCTGGGCTCTGAATACGGTCCTCCGGCTGACATCTGGAGTGTGGCCTGTCTGGTGAGTCCACAGCTGTCCGCGAACTAGACTCATCCTGAGAGaacatttcttctgggctttcaGAAGTGCACGACTGTGTGGCACATGACTGGATTACTTAATTATAAGCAGGCATTGATCTTGTTGTTTGTAGTTTTAAGCCACATTTTTGtattataacagttaattttgaTGATGATCATGATGAAAACAATCTCTGTTACTCATTTTATGTCAACATCAtgaaattaattatacattacattacaccagggtttcccaaactgggtttAATATAAGAATCACTAAAGATCAGTGGATATGATAGTGTTTGACAGCTATACATCACCAGTGTTTAGTAACTTACACAATTATTTGATTCATACATGGTTTATTTGCTTGAGAGGTCTTTTTTTCATCCAAATGTAGAAGCATGGTCTGTTTCATACATGGTTTATTTACACAACACATGTGAATATGGTCCAAGTTAAATGGGGTGACACAGTAGGAATTAGGAAGattaaaaaaatccattaaatccattataaaatgtaatatactctaattacaagtacccatttttttttttcaaattcaagaTTTGATTACATAATTCAGATGACGTAATCAGTTACGACCTGACAcggtttatttttatctttattatttttcaacagGCATTTGAGCTTGCTACTGGAGATTCCCTATTTGAACCAAAAGCAGGGCCGAATTTCTCCTTAGAGGAAGGTAAACTATTTAATAGCCATCACATCATCGATCTTCTTATTAGAGAACTTGTAGATTTGTGGGGTTGACCGTTTTGTTATTTCTAGACCACCTGGCTCATATTATTGAGCTCCTGGGTAAGATCCCAGTGTCTGTGGCTCTGTCTGGGAAATATTCCCATCAGTATTTCAACCGTAAGGGTGAGTGCAACACTAGTCTTTCCTAGTTCATCTTAGTGTGGCGACAGGTTCAATTCATCATTTAATCCAAGGACGATTATatgtttattacagaaataagaTGAATCTGTTATTCTCCAACAGAAGTGTTACAGCAGTCTTATTATTAACTATGATTGTTGTTGCACAGGTGACCTGCGGAGAATAGCTGTGCTCCGTCCGTGGGGGCTGTATGAAGTGCTGGTAGAGAAATATCACCTTCTCCTCAGAGAGGCATCAGTTTTCTCTGATTTCCTGTTACAGATGTTGGACTTCCTGCCAGAGCGGAGGGCAACCGCAGCCCAGTGTCTCAAACATCCCTGGCTAAAGCTGTAACCCTCTTTGCTTTTATTACTTGAATAGGTTTCTGTTCATGTCTGTTCTGTGTGTGTCGAATGAAAAGGCCATGCttccaaagtgtttttttttattattattgaaagtcTATATAAGTGAAAATTGTGTCTTCATTTTACTCACTCtcttgttccaaatctgtatgacttactttccaCTGTTGAAAACCcacaatatattttcatataatcaGTGTTCCAGAGTAGAAAGAAAGGCATGCAGGTAACATTAGGGCAAGCAAAtcttgagtgaactatccctttaaacaaggATGTCTGGGTCTGAAACATGGATATGTACATAGCAGAGCTTGCACAGCAAATGCATTTAAAGCTCTGGAATGTGTTTAATGGTCTGGTGCATACATTCCACTCTTAAATAAGGCCTGTAGTGTTACTATGCATAGATCAGAGACTATGATAACTATATGACCGATCAGTTCTCCTGACTTCAGTAACATTGGTGCTCTGAGATGTAAGTGGTGTGTTCTGagtttaaatacattaaacaaaCCAACTGTTTTTTGATCAAAGTGTAAAGAATGAACaatttagataaataaatgttttttaagacATTTCACTGTGTTCATTTGTCAAGGTTAATCTTAATGTCTGTTATAATAGATAACAGATCATTTCCACTCGTCTGTTTTTCCTTTAGCATAACATTTTCATATGGAAACCTATatgatccattaaaaaaaaaaaaaacagacaaaattgCTAAGAAAAGCtggttaataaaaatgcatttcttgaatacttgattctgatggGTCAGTCGTGGCAATACTTTCATGTCTCTCGTTAGAATGTGTTGAAGCTTTAATAAAATCCACAGGtaagattataaaataattttcaccTCCGCTTCTCTCAATAATAGATAAAGACAGATAAAGAATGACAGATCTAGATAGACTGAACAAAagacagatagaatgacagacacaCACGGATGGATAGCATTTGACAGATTTTAACAAAGCAAGACTGATTCATAACTCTTTGCAGGTGCATGGAGTTTCCTACTTCCTCTGTGCTGAGTTTGATCTCTTCTTCACTGTCTTTGTCCTCATTGACAGCAAGCTCTTTGGCTGAGCCGATCTCTAGCCCCTCCACCTTTCTCTGTTTCTGTTCCTTTTCCAACCATCTGTAGTTGTAATAGTTCACCTTCAGCCAGCATCATCACACCACAAGCAAAGTACATGACACATCACATGGCACAGGACATCACACCGCGAAGCTGAAGAGATActagttttgtttttatcttgATGGGTCTCGTAAGGGATCCTGCCATGCAACGGTTGAGCATCACTCCGACGAGGAAGCTTCCTCCCCATCCAAAATGATCAAAGAGAAACTGGTTGAGGGGAGCCAAGGTGGACAGGAAGATCTGCCATTGCCAGGCCATTACTGGCCTTTTCACAATGAAGTATATACCGATTATGGTAAGAACTGGTTGCAGGTTAAAATCTAAGCCAAAGCCtgtaaaacaaaagcatttttatgtgaattttcatTGAGTTACCATTTGACAAAGTACATCCTCTGCTTGAGAAGAACAGACGTCCTGGTAACATATTAGTCCAGTAAAAGTACTCTCTTAAAACTGCACTAATAATTAGTACTAAAAGTACTTATTTCTGAATTTACATACACTCTTTAAAATGTTGGGTAAAAAACAACCATTGGTTATTTAGCAACCCAGCGGCTGggtaacacaaaaaaaaaaaacccaacaatgGAAAAAAGAACCCAAAAAATGACCCAACAGGCTTAACTTTAAGTTTTTAACATAGTCCATAATGCCAATGTTCCAGTCACACTTACTTACACTAACATTCTGGGAAAGAAATGGAAACGTTAAATTGATAAACAGTGACAAAGACATTGGTGATGTTTCAAAATGTTTCtgattcaaataaaagctgtaaaaccaaatttccaaaaaatattaaaatgtttcttgagcaccaaatcagcatattataatcatttctgaaggatcatgtgacactgaagactggaggaatgatttcaaaatattactgtcttacatttgatccaataaatgccgccttggtgagcaaacttttgagcagtagtgtacAGATACGATGTTAAACAGGTAAGAGTCTGATAACACTGAATTATTCATCACTACTGTAGTAAACACACTGGAGCACTGAGAATCATTTCACTCTCCACTGACTCGTTTGAGTCAAACAAGACAGATCCACTGATTTGTTAACTTGCTTCAAGTGCTTCAAGTGGTTATTGAACTAC
It encodes the following:
- the si:ch211-220i18.4 gene encoding SRSF protein kinase 3, with protein sequence MSIYKQLQTSDEIMQTNTKHMICTKSSDAVMDSKLKTLRSYTHLEPDYTEEHEDPRDYCYGGYHPVQVGDVFNKRYKVLSKLGWGYFSTVWLCIDLRSGRHVAVKVLKSGAGFTQAGQDELTLLRCASGPTARDPLKDRIVQLLDEFKIAGVNGIHICLVLELLGPDLRCWQVCFGNPGLSLTCVKHVITQVLEGLAYLHSHCKIIHTDIKPENILLCVTPQSSSHPPGDATQTYSTAIKTTLLQDPEAPGNLDNITVKIADLGSSCWVYKHFCQEIQTRQYRSLEVLLGSEYGPPADIWSVACLAFELATGDSLFEPKAGPNFSLEEDHLAHIIELLGKIPVSVALSGKYSHQYFNRKGDLRRIAVLRPWGLYEVLVEKYHLLLREASVFSDFLLQMLDFLPERRATAAQCLKHPWLKL